From the Mammaliicoccus sciuri genome, the window TATTATTGGATAAATAAATTTAGTAAAGCTGATAAAGATGAAACATTGATTCAAGTAATAAAAGAAATATGTGAAGAATCAAACCATACCTATGGTTATCGTCGTGTTACACAAGCACTAAGAAATAGAGGTCTTATCGTAAATCATAAAAAAGTACTAAGAATTATGAAAGAACATAATCTAACTTGTACAAAGTTCACACATAGAGGTCGTAAGTATCGTTCCTTTAAAGGTAAAGTTGGTAAAGTAGCTCAAAATATATTAAATCGTAGATTTAAAACAAGTCTCCCATTTCAAAAAGTCGTAACAGATATTACAGAGTTCAAATTAATGAATGGTCAGAAATTATATTTATCACCTTTTATGGACTTATATAGTTCAGAGATTATCAGCTTTAAAATCTCAAGTCGTCCTACATTAGATATAGTCATCAATCCATTAAAAGAAATGATAAAGCGTCGTCCAAACCTAGATCATCGTTTAACGATTCATTCAGATCAAGGCTGGCATTATCAACATTCACAATACACTAGATTATTAAAAGACCATAAAATATTTCAGAGTATGTCTAGAAAAGGTAATTGTCTAGATAATTCAGTTATGGAAAACTTTTTTGGGTTACTTAAACAAGAAATGTATTATGGCCAAGAATTTAAAGATTTTCAGGACCTTGAACAAGCTATTCATCGATATATCGATTTTTATAATAACGAAAGAATCAAATCAAAATTAAAAGGCTTATCTCCCAAAAATTACAGGAGACAAACCTTTGAAATAATATACTAATTAAGGTTTAGATTTTTGGGTTCAGTACAGAAACAGAAAAAGACAGTTTATTCTGTTACATTCAAAATAAATGTATTAAACTATATGAAAAGAACAGGCGATTCCTTCCAAGATACAGCGATTAAATTTGGCCTAAATACCCCATCTATTATTGTGCGATGGAAAAAGATATATGACAAAGAAGGTGTGGAAGGACTCGAAAAGCCGAAAGGACGACCTCCCATGAAAAAGAAGAAACAGAAGAAATCTAATCAAAACCTATCACGAGAAAAAGAGTTAGAGCTAGAAAATGAAAATCTTCGATTAGAGAATGCTTATTTAAAAAAGTTGAACGCTTTTCGAGAGAATCCGAGTGCCTTTCTAGAAAAGCACAAGCAGCAGTGGCATTCGAACTCAAAGAAGAAGGATTCAAATTAAAAGATATCTTAGTAAAGGTTGGTATACCAGAAGCAACCTATCATTACCATGCCAAACAATTACAAAAGGAAGATTTAGATAAAGGTTGGAAGAAAAAGATCATTGAACTTTTTCAAAAACACAACGGTAAATACGGCTATCGTCGTATATATTTAGCTTTGAGAAATCAAGGTTATCTCATTAACCATAAGAAAGTACAACGAATTATGCGAGAACTAGGATTAAAATGTCAAAAATTCACACGTAAATCACGCTATCAATCATACAAAGGTACAGTTGGTAAAGTGGCTGAAAATCGCTTGAATCGTAGATTCCATACATCTATTCGACTTCAAAAATTAGTGACAGATATCACTGAATTTAAATGTGCTGAAGAACAAAAATTATATCTCAGCCCTATTATGGATTTATACAATGGGGAAATCATTTCTTATGGTATATCCAGAAGACCAACATTAGACTTAGTACTTCAATCATTGGATAAAGCAGTTACAATCATTAAGCATGAAGCACCATATCGTACGACGATACATTCTGATCAAGGTTGGCATTATCAGCATAATGCATGGATTAGAAGATTATCGGAACAAAGGATTTATCAAAGTATGTCACGTAAAGCGACGTGTGCGGATAATGCTTCTATGGAGAATTTCTTTGGCATCATGAAGCAGGAAATGTATCATGGAGAAGAACTTGTTAACTATGAAACATTAAAAAGAAGAATTGAGGATTACATCTATTGGTATAACAATGAACGTTTGAAATTAAAATTGGCTGGACGAAGTCCAGTACAATACCGAACTCAATCCAGCCAATTAATAGCATAATGGAAACTCTAACTTTGGGGGGTCACTACCAAATGGTTGGAATTTTTTTATTATATGGAGGAATTAATTAATAATTGGGGACCACAATTAGTTTAATCACGTTTATTGTATTACTCGCTTTAACCGGATTCTTTGTTGCGACAGAATTTGCAATTGTAAAGGTCAGGTCATCTAGAATTAACTACTTAGCAGAACAGAATTATAAGAACGCTCAACCAGCTAAAAAGGTAGTCGAACATCTTGATGAGTATTTAGCAGCATGTCAGCTAGGTATTACCATTACAGCACTTGGAATTGGTATGGTTGGCGAATCAACATTTGAGTTTATTCTGCATCCACTTTATAGTAGCTTTGGATTATCAGAAACGGTTATTCATGTCTTAACATTAGTCAGCGCATTTATTATCGCAACTTATTTACACGTTGTAGTAGGTGAAATGGCGCCAAAGACAATCGCAATTCAAAAAGCAGAACAAGTTACATTATTCTTTGCAAGACCGATCATACTGTTTTACAAATTATTATATCCTTTTATTTTTATTTTAAATGGGTCAGCAAGAATGATATTGAGCTTATTTAGTATGAAACCTGCGAAAGAGTCTGAATTATATCACTCTGAAGAAGAATTGAAAATGTTGATTAAAGAAAGTCACCAAGGTGGGAAAATTTCATCAACAGAACTAGAACATATTAATAAAGTCTTTATTTATGATGAACTTGTCGTCAAAGATTGTATGATTTCTAAAGACAATATGACAATGATTAATAGTAAGTTTAGTCAGCAAGAAGCAATACAATTTGTAAAAATGGCTATTATACGAGATACCCAGTTTATCAAGAAGATAAAACGAATGTTATTGGATATTTACATGCGAAAGATTTATTGAAAGACAACATACAAGATATAACTGAATTGATTCACGAAATCATATACGTCAAAGAGGCAGACGCCATCCAAAACGTATTAGATAAAATGAAAAAACAACGTGCACATATCGCAATTGTTCATAATGAACACGGTGAATTAGCAGGTATGATTACGATGGAAGACATACTTGAAAATATTGTCGGTAACATTGAAGATGAACACGATAAATGGACGTAAGCAGAACCTGAGCCAAACAAATGGCTCAGGTTCTTTTAGTTTGGTCTGCTTTTATCATGTGTTAAATAAAATTTTGAAAAATAAAATATATTAAATAATAAAAATATAAAAATGCATTGACATTAACGTTTGCAATACATATCATGAAATTATAAATTGCATTTTACAAAATCTTTACATTCTTTACAAAAAATAATAATAGGAGGTAAGAGTATGGCGAATTTCTTGAAGCCAGCGAAACATATAGATCCTCTACCAAGTGAGCAGGTAGATGATACATATAAGAAATTGAGACTACAAGTCTTTATAGGGATATTTCTTGGTTATGCTGGGTACTATTTATTAAGGAAAAACTTTTCACTTGCGATGCCTGCATTGATCGATGAAGG encodes:
- a CDS encoding IS3 family transposase, with amino-acid sequence MKELNETYNIRLSILFKVAQIAKSVYYYWINKFSKADKDETLIQVIKEICEESNHTYGYRRVTQALRNRGLIVNHKKVLRIMKEHNLTCTKFTHRGRKYRSFKGKVGKVAQNILNRRFKTSLPFQKVVTDITEFKLMNGQKLYLSPFMDLYSSEIISFKISSRPTLDIVINPLKEMIKRRPNLDHRLTIHSDQGWHYQHSQYTRLLKDHKIFQSMSRKGNCLDNSVMENFFGLLKQEMYYGQEFKDFQDLEQAIHRYIDFYNNERIKSKLKGLSPKNYRRQTFEIIY
- a CDS encoding helix-turn-helix domain-containing protein encodes the protein MGSVQKQKKTVYSVTFKINVLNYMKRTGDSFQDTAIKFGLNTPSIIVRWKKIYDKEGVEGLEKPKGRPPMKKKKQKKSNQNLSREKELELENENLRLENAYLKKLNAFRENPSAFLEKHKQQWHSNSKKKDSN
- a CDS encoding IS3 family transposase translates to MAFELKEEGFKLKDILVKVGIPEATYHYHAKQLQKEDLDKGWKKKIIELFQKHNGKYGYRRIYLALRNQGYLINHKKVQRIMRELGLKCQKFTRKSRYQSYKGTVGKVAENRLNRRFHTSIRLQKLVTDITEFKCAEEQKLYLSPIMDLYNGEIISYGISRRPTLDLVLQSLDKAVTIIKHEAPYRTTIHSDQGWHYQHNAWIRRLSEQRIYQSMSRKATCADNASMENFFGIMKQEMYHGEELVNYETLKRRIEDYIYWYNNERLKLKLAGRSPVQYRTQSSQLIA